From Novosphingobium sp. MMS21-SN21R, the proteins below share one genomic window:
- a CDS encoding molybdopterin-dependent oxidoreductase — protein MAQHSAPQTVFTHCLICEQLCGLEAQVQDGVIQSIRPDKQNPYTWRDFCVKGQQSHEVAASPYRVKAPMKRVGDRYVEATYAEAVDDIATRLQAIIDAHGKDAVAGYLGNPMGFSAGAAAWHFGLLAAIGTNQRYGVQSIDSNAKHVACDHVFGLETLALIPDIDSTDYALLIGTNPAVSKFNWGGKVPNGWRRLKDRAKAGAEIVVVDPRRTETAAGATRHVAAMPETDWAFLLGVIKVILDEGRERLPPELVVEGLGELRAMAASITLGQLAKICDVPADDITSVARGFAGAKRAFAFAGTGPALARHGVLTHWLTLALNVLTDRVDREGGRFAPNWPYNLPMANAGKEPKRRSRVRGIETVVGQYSLAELADEITTPGDGQIRALIIGGGNPVSTGAGGAKLASALGKLDLLVSVDLFQRESHRDAHWLIPAVHFLERDECHVALHSYNDKPFIQASRAVVAPPPGVRPEWTFYRDLADAMGKPVFGGHVASPDDMAAGMIAQSGSITLDDVRAAPHGLLYGERTMGHFLSYFSKEGRKVQLCPDQLAHELAAVLAGDRLVGRPPAGSYRIISRRRNGMMNASLAESSGSIGRDDTAETIEINRVDAEDAGIAQGDALLVTSDTGKISARAVLSDDVRRGIVVLAQGWGSPLFDPATSAQVFRHGHDRNKLVSDADLDPLSAVPRLNGTLVTLQPDLSIPLATPLAEEC, from the coding sequence ATGGCACAGCACAGCGCACCGCAAACGGTTTTCACCCATTGCCTGATCTGCGAACAACTGTGCGGGTTGGAAGCACAGGTACAGGACGGGGTGATCCAATCGATCCGCCCGGACAAGCAAAACCCCTATACCTGGCGCGATTTCTGCGTGAAGGGCCAGCAATCCCATGAAGTGGCGGCAAGCCCCTATCGCGTGAAGGCGCCGATGAAGCGGGTGGGCGACCGCTATGTCGAGGCGACATATGCCGAAGCGGTGGACGATATTGCCACGCGTCTGCAAGCCATCATCGACGCCCATGGCAAGGACGCCGTTGCCGGGTATCTGGGCAATCCGATGGGTTTCAGCGCAGGCGCAGCGGCATGGCACTTCGGCTTGCTTGCGGCCATCGGTACGAACCAGCGCTATGGCGTGCAGTCGATTGACAGCAACGCAAAGCACGTGGCTTGCGATCATGTGTTCGGGCTGGAAACGCTGGCGCTGATCCCGGATATTGATTCCACCGATTATGCGCTGCTGATCGGCACCAATCCTGCGGTGAGCAAGTTCAACTGGGGCGGTAAAGTGCCCAATGGCTGGCGACGGCTGAAAGACCGCGCAAAGGCGGGTGCGGAGATTGTCGTCGTAGACCCGCGCCGGACCGAAACTGCCGCAGGGGCCACGCGCCATGTTGCTGCCATGCCTGAAACGGACTGGGCCTTTCTGCTTGGCGTCATCAAGGTGATCCTTGATGAAGGGCGTGAACGGCTTCCGCCCGAATTGGTGGTTGAAGGCTTGGGCGAGCTTCGCGCAATGGCGGCGTCGATCACGCTCGGCCAACTTGCCAAGATTTGCGATGTTCCTGCCGATGACATCACCAGCGTTGCGCGCGGATTTGCCGGTGCAAAGCGCGCGTTTGCTTTTGCCGGAACCGGCCCGGCTTTGGCACGGCACGGCGTACTGACGCATTGGCTGACGCTGGCGCTGAACGTGCTGACCGACCGGGTTGACCGCGAAGGCGGGCGTTTTGCGCCGAACTGGCCCTATAATCTGCCGATGGCCAATGCCGGCAAAGAGCCCAAGCGCCGCAGCCGCGTGCGCGGGATCGAAACCGTGGTGGGGCAATACAGCCTGGCCGAACTGGCAGATGAGATCACTACGCCGGGCGATGGGCAAATCCGCGCGCTGATCATCGGCGGGGGCAACCCCGTTTCGACAGGCGCTGGTGGCGCAAAACTGGCGAGTGCTCTGGGCAAGCTTGATCTGCTGGTCAGCGTCGATCTGTTCCAGCGGGAAAGCCACCGCGATGCGCACTGGCTGATCCCTGCCGTGCATTTCCTGGAACGTGATGAATGCCACGTCGCGCTGCACAGCTATAACGACAAGCCGTTCATTCAGGCGTCACGGGCGGTTGTGGCACCTCCGCCGGGGGTTCGCCCCGAATGGACGTTCTATCGTGATCTGGCTGACGCGATGGGCAAGCCGGTGTTTGGTGGGCACGTGGCATCGCCAGATGATATGGCAGCCGGCATGATCGCACAGTCAGGCAGCATAACGCTCGATGATGTGCGCGCAGCACCGCACGGCTTGCTTTACGGCGAACGGACGATGGGGCATTTCCTGTCCTATTTCAGCAAGGAAGGCCGCAAGGTACAGCTTTGCCCGGATCAACTGGCACATGAACTGGCAGCCGTGCTTGCCGGGGATCGCCTTGTCGGCAGGCCCCCTGCCGGCAGCTACCGGATCATTTCACGGCGGCGCAACGGCATGATGAATGCGTCTTTGGCCGAATCATCAGGCAGCATCGGGCGCGATGACACCGCCGAAACGATCGAGATCAACCGCGTCGATGCCGAAGATGCCGGCATTGCGCAGGGTGATGCGCTTCTCGTCACGTCGGACACGGGCAAGATCAGCGCGCGCGCCGTTCTTTCGGACGATGTGCGGCGCGGCATTGTGGTGCTGGCGCAAGGGTGGGGTTCGCCGCTGTTTGATCCTGCCACCTCGGCGCAAGTTTTCCGGCACGGCCATGATCGCAACAAGCTGGTCAGCGATGCAGACCTTGACCCGCTATCCGCCGTGCCCCGCCTGAATGGTACGCTGGTGACGCTGCAACCAGACCTGTCCATACCCCTCGCCACACCCCTTGCGGAAGAATGCTGA
- a CDS encoding GMC family oxidoreductase N-terminal domain-containing protein — MGTKTADYVIAGGGSAGCVLASRLSENPNCSVILLEAGGPGDGFLVKMPSGSYKLLGKPTADWMYMTEPDPSLNGRRVMWTAGKMLGGGSSINGMMYIRGSRADYDSWEKDLGCTGWGWNNVQTYFKRSEGFDGAPSQSHSTEGPLGVALPRKVHPLSHAFVDACADLGMRKVDDYCAGDVDGAFIAYVTQRNGQRSSAALAFLQPAMKRPNLTVITGALVDKVLIENGQATGVQYVKDGIVHQVAARREVIISASTMASPAILLRSGIGPAEELRKMGIAVQVDSPEVGKNLQEHASVQTSVSVDIPTVNMTMGPLHLAKGVIQYLLAGRGIMSMTPVEGMAFLRSEPGLAEPDIKLQFGAFSFDPATRKPYHKPGIVVYTNVAKPRSRGEIRLRSADPADAPVIDHRLLGDPQDMAALVRGLKAVDDILHAPSFAKHMTGRIAPAERPRDDAEWEARIRNTSGIGYHPVGTCRMGGDDRSVVDPRLRVRGVKGLRVADGSIMPIMPSANTNAPAIMVGEKAADLIREDAA; from the coding sequence ATGGGTACCAAGACAGCCGATTACGTGATTGCGGGCGGAGGCAGCGCAGGCTGCGTTCTGGCCAGTCGTCTGTCCGAAAACCCGAACTGCTCGGTCATCCTGCTGGAAGCCGGTGGCCCGGGCGATGGCTTTCTGGTCAAGATGCCGTCGGGTTCCTACAAGCTGCTGGGCAAACCCACTGCCGACTGGATGTACATGACCGAACCCGACCCATCGCTGAACGGGCGGCGGGTGATGTGGACGGCCGGCAAGATGCTGGGCGGTGGTTCTTCCATCAACGGCATGATGTACATTCGCGGTTCGCGCGCCGATTACGATAGCTGGGAAAAGGATCTGGGCTGCACAGGCTGGGGCTGGAACAATGTCCAGACTTATTTCAAACGGTCCGAAGGCTTTGATGGCGCGCCCAGCCAATCACATTCCACAGAAGGCCCGCTGGGTGTCGCACTGCCGCGCAAGGTTCATCCGTTGTCCCATGCCTTTGTCGATGCTTGCGCTGATCTGGGTATGCGCAAGGTTGATGATTATTGCGCTGGCGATGTCGACGGGGCGTTCATCGCCTATGTCACACAGCGTAACGGCCAGCGCTCCAGCGCTGCGCTGGCGTTCCTGCAGCCAGCCATGAAGCGCCCCAACCTCACTGTCATCACCGGTGCATTGGTGGACAAGGTGCTGATCGAAAATGGCCAGGCCACCGGTGTGCAATATGTGAAGGACGGCATCGTTCATCAGGTGGCTGCGCGGCGCGAGGTTATCATCAGCGCCAGCACCATGGCATCGCCGGCCATCCTGCTGCGGTCGGGCATCGGCCCTGCCGAGGAACTGCGCAAAATGGGCATAGCCGTGCAGGTTGATTCCCCTGAAGTGGGCAAGAACCTGCAGGAACATGCCAGCGTCCAGACCAGCGTGTCGGTGGATATTCCCACGGTCAACATGACGATGGGCCCACTGCATCTGGCCAAGGGCGTGATTCAATATCTGCTGGCAGGCCGTGGCATCATGTCGATGACGCCGGTTGAAGGCATGGCTTTCCTGCGTTCCGAACCCGGCCTTGCCGAACCGGACATCAAGCTGCAGTTTGGCGCCTTTTCCTTTGATCCGGCCACGCGCAAACCCTATCACAAGCCCGGCATTGTGGTTTACACCAATGTCGCCAAACCGCGCAGCCGGGGTGAAATCCGCTTGCGCAGCGCTGATCCGGCGGATGCGCCCGTGATTGACCACCGCCTGCTGGGTGATCCCCAAGACATGGCGGCGCTTGTCCGGGGGTTGAAAGCGGTGGATGACATCCTTCATGCGCCAAGCTTTGCCAAACACATGACCGGCAGGATTGCGCCTGCGGAACGTCCGCGTGACGATGCCGAATGGGAAGCGCGCATCCGCAATACATCGGGCATCGGCTATCATCCGGTGGGCACATGCCGGATGGGCGGGGATGATCGCTCGGTTGTCGATCCGCGCTTGCGCGTGCGCGGCGTGAAGGGGCTGCGTGTGGCAGATGGGTCGATCATGCCGATCATGCCTTCTGCGAACACCAATGCACCTGCGATCATGGTCGGCGAAAAAGCCGCAGACCTGATCCGCGAAGACGCGGCCTGA
- a CDS encoding SDR family oxidoreductase has protein sequence MSLTRGSVILVTGASGAIGFEIAAQAAAAGAVVAMHGSRPETVAVAMERLVQRAPDARLIAAPADFREEQAIAEMVGHVVATAGRLDAVVHCGITGASGVAGPLATADPAQMGRHAALVLGSFAQLCHAALPHLAQQGGTIVGFASDAGKFSSPRQAVIGAAFGGIMTFVRNLALEVARQGVRVHCISPSFVAETPVFEAHAARAGAARDRAGLGLPTPADIAPMVLFLCGTGAAKITGQVISINGGLNA, from the coding sequence ATGTCCCTGACACGAGGCAGCGTGATCCTTGTGACCGGGGCCAGCGGTGCCATCGGGTTCGAGATCGCCGCGCAGGCCGCTGCTGCAGGAGCAGTGGTGGCCATGCACGGTTCGCGGCCTGAAACTGTTGCTGTGGCAATGGAGCGGTTGGTTCAGCGCGCCCCGGACGCCAGATTGATCGCCGCTCCTGCCGACTTCCGCGAAGAACAGGCCATTGCTGAAATGGTGGGCCATGTGGTTGCCACCGCGGGCAGGCTTGATGCTGTTGTCCACTGCGGCATTACCGGCGCATCGGGCGTGGCGGGGCCGCTGGCAACGGCTGATCCGGCCCAGATGGGGCGCCATGCCGCGCTTGTCCTGGGCAGCTTTGCGCAATTGTGCCATGCTGCCCTGCCACATTTGGCGCAGCAAGGCGGCACCATTGTCGGCTTTGCATCGGACGCAGGCAAGTTTTCCTCGCCCCGGCAGGCGGTGATTGGGGCGGCTTTTGGCGGCATAATGACCTTCGTGCGCAATCTTGCGCTTGAAGTGGCGCGGCAGGGGGTGAGGGTGCATTGCATATCGCCCAGCTTTGTGGCGGAAACACCGGTATTCGAAGCCCATGCCGCGCGCGCAGGCGCTGCACGGGACCGCGCTGGCCTTGGCCTGCCAACGCCCGCAGATATTGCGCCGATGGTCCTGTTCCTGTGTGGAACCGGGGCAGCCAAGATCACGGGACAAGTGATCAGCATAAACGGCGGATTGAACGCCTGA